The DNA region TCCCCTCCAATCGATTAACCCAAGACATGAgcactttttagtttttactaatATAGTATAAATGAATTACATGCTTCCATGATCCGAACAATATagttataataatagtaatttttgtttaaatagtGGTAACTTAATCACCATCACATgaatctatactaatatttttttggagcACCTTttgttcaaaatatattttaaacatttactATTGAATGTCTTTAATACTTTCTACTATTCTTattatcaaacacaattaaactattttaaatattcatacaTAATAttctacaattaatatataaatttaaaatatttattccaattaatatataaaccttagttttcaaagttagtaattcatataatcgcgacacgtgtcaaatatatcgataatattttgataagtgtgaaaataaattttatttaataattataagaaaattaaaaaaatcttaaaaataaaggaattacaactaatatttttgaaagtatataaaaccaaaagtaatatattatatcactcATTCTAATAgaaaagttatctattaaattacgactttcaataggaaaatatgtgcaattaataaggaaaatatatgcaatcaataaggaaaatatttgaaatttaattacaattattatttattataatcatataataaaaagaaatttttacaGAAAAGTGATAAAAGTATTaaaaggtttaatgtgttaaaattagtgattaacataatataacaaaaataataaattaatgtaatcttcttaagtttttaaattggtgaatgatttgatagcttatttaatattatgttgttatataaaccttggttttcaaagttactAACTAATGTGATcgcgacacgtgtcaattttaacaattaaagattttgttatgtgttatacaaaagctttgttttaacttatttgtaaattataagaaattaaaaatttaaacaatttaataaatataaaaagatagttcatatatgtatataaaataatactaattctagttttaaattactaattctataagaaaaagaattaagaaaattatacaattaattactataatagtttttttgtataacattaatttgatttggtttagtttcttttgttcagTCTCTTCGCCCGATGTTTCGGAGCTTCGCCCGATGTTTCGGAGCCCCTGCCCCTGTGAACGACGTCTGGAAGACCTTCGTCAAGGAGTGTTCCCACGGCATCCAATGGGTGATCGGTACCTTGATTGTCTTTGTTCCAGCGAAGTTTCTCAGCAACCTTCTCGACGACGACGACTCCAAACTTCTTTCCACCGATCTACCTCATCCTCTCCTACGTTGGGTACGTTGAAGCTCTTTTATCTTGGGTCAAGGGACTTTGATCTGGTCTCCTTATCTCCTCCATCcactttcttttaaaatctcTGCTCTTTGATGTTATTACTTTTGAACTTAAGCTTTTTTGTCATCCTCTTTTGATGTTGTCGTCTCAATGAACAATTATGAATAAATTGGTaggaaaaattcaaaactttgcAGAAAAACGTCGTCATTAACGAATGTACAAATTGTGAGTGATTATAGATGTCCTTTTATTTAAATCTGAGTCATCGATGCTCAAATGAAAGTACTCTTCAAGAACTCCTCTAGGCGTCCTACCAAATCCCTTGGCCACTTCTTCCATTTCTCTTAGCTTTGTGACTTCTTATTTAATCTGATCCAATCTCTTCAACACAATCGTCATCAAGCTATTCACATCTGCACCTGATTACTCGCCTCGACAGCTCTGACTTCTCCTTCTCAAGCTGCCTATACAGGTCACCGAGACATTCTCTCTGAGCATAAAGGTTGCAATTTGGTACTCAAATTCCTGAGCCTTCCTCAGCGCGTTTAGAACCTCATTGATTTCTTCCTCGAGTTTGTGCATCTCGGCCTCATGATTGAATGGTATCGGCCCAATTGGAGTCACGTGCTGTAAACTTTCCAATGTATCATTGTCTTTGGCTTCTCCATTGTCAGAGATATCTACAACCAGAATAACCATAATATGTTATAATGAAATATTAAAGCAACTTCAACACATGATCAGAAACTGTGATTAGGGAATTGTACCTGACCATATAGCtgatgtatcatcatcattccaGAGATCTTCCAAGCTCGTGCCACATTTGAGCTGAAAAGATTATGCTTTAGTTTCAGGAACATCTAGTAAATATTACATTTTACAGAGTATAATGTACCTTGATGACTGTTGATTCGATACAATTTAATAATTCCTTAGCATTATCTCTTTGTGAGCCTCGCAGGATACAAGTACCGAGATCCAGGATCTTCTCCACGTCGCCTTGATATTCTACAGTCTGACATATATCTAGTAACTTGTTGACATGTGGAACCAAGTCCTTTTTGGCGTCACATCGCCTGCAGTAGTATTCAGCATCCAACCCGATGCTGCCCCCAATGGTTTCAGCCATGTAAGCTCGACGAGCACACTTCACGTGCGCAACATGTCCACATATATGACCCTCGGAAACCAAAGCCTAGCATTTGATATAGCTATAACCTCCATGCTTCAAACTTACAAATTTGCAGCAAAGGATGCAACAGCAATCAGAGCAGAATTTAGGTTCACCGCAGCAAATATCACAAGGCATAGTGGGTAAAGTTTCGGCTTCAATCTGTGGCATCAGGCTCCCACATTTTCATTACCAGCCTTACAAACCGCAATATCAGATCCATTATCATTCACTGGATCTTCATCTGAGCTATACATTGGCAATGAAACCTGCTTCTGAGGCATAATGCCtatcaaacagagaaaacagcTACTTATTTAGACTTCAGAATGATAAAACGTAACTGATACAGTTAAGAACTAACAGAAACATGCATGAGGCAAATAACCGGAGTTCTAATAACTCAGGAAGCAAAAGGAACCGTGTAGATAGCATATAAAATATGACTAGAGTTGATTGAACCTAACCATCTCTGCAGGGTATTGTCCAGCTGAAAGAAGCAAAGAACTTTGGAACATCAGCTCCAGGGAAGGTGTGACGAATGTAACGTTCGAGTGAGAGCCTGCTCCTAAAAACCTCGTTTCTCAGCATTGTTTCAGTATCTAAACCGGGAAGATGCTTAGGAGGAAACAAGTATATATCCTTGAAGTGGCCTTTACCGCGCTTACTCTCGGTCCAACCTTCCAATGCCAAGTATCTCCAGGATTAGGCCAATTCTCAGGAGCATACGGTAAACCTTCACCACATTCCAACGGATCTACTGGTTTCAGAAGAACCTCGGTTACTTTGATCAATGTCCATGGAGTCCATGATAATAAGACCTGCACTAAATCACAAAACCAAATTGGAAGCTTCAATAAGAAGAGCATGAAACCACAAAGAAGAGTGTTAAAACGAAACCAACATATAAGGGACATTAACCACATATGGacttttccatttctttttatttttccccttctatttttttttattattattttcaggTAATAGGTGTTATACATTATCAATACAACTCACAGATTGTAAGTACATGTATATCTTGTTGGTCGTTTCAACtctaaccaaaattttattttaaaatatcattactGATCTTTTCATTGAAGAGAAAAGACAACCTGAAGAATCCCaaacttttatataaatatttttaacgcTATTTGAAGAGAAAGACACAACTTGAAGAATAATTTCACACTGATCAAGCATTAACAAAAGTGTCACGGAAAACCTAATAATGATTCAAAACCTCTGTCTATTGGGACTTGAGAAATTTCTTCACGAGTCTTGTGCACAATTTTCCGTATTGAAGCGACTGCTATGTACTTGGAGTCGGGTCCAAACTCCCTGGAAAATCCATGGATTAACAATGTCTGCTTAACAGACTCGATAAAAGAAGGAAGAGCAGTGACTTAAAAAGCTTAATCATATAGCATTTACCCATACAGGACAGATCGGGATGAGTCTTGTTTGGGTTCCATTCTGCTTTTACACTAGGTGTTTGGAATACTCTACAACATTGAAACATAAGTTTTCTTTATTACATGATCTTCAAAAGAAACATATCCATCTATCCAAATTGCATTTTTGGTGATGGCAGGTTCTTTTGAGTTTGCACAACTAGCTTTCAGTAACTCCTTATCAAAGTTAGCCCCCCATTCAATTAATTAATTCCCTACATTGTGTAACTAAATAAACCTCACCCTCTATCATTGCTTTTTAAATCGAACAGAACAAATACGAATAAATGGATAAACTGTAAGAGACTGTGTAGCCAGTAGAAATTCTTTCAATTTGTATATCCTAACCTCTGCAGAGTGATCTTTCAATGTATGTCTACATGAATAGTTCCCCATCCTCAGAACTTCCCCAGATATGGACTGTCTTCAGAGTGTCAAAACAGGAACCTGCTCATACAAAAGGTATTtgaacaacaaaaaatgaaacGAATCAATACGAAAGAAGCACGGTTTAGTATGAATAAATAGAGAGAATAGTATACTTTTTaagctaatttttttctttcccaaagaATAACATTGATAAGCAGCATCCAACTGGGGATTCATGGGAGTGTACAGATTAAAGTAAGCGCACAAGTAAGCATGCCACTATGACTATTAATGCAGTGACTTCCcagaccaaacaaaaacaacataaagtGATGAATGGAAAATTGAGAAATTCCAGATGTCTTAGAATGAAAATACCAGGTTTGTTGGTCTCGTGAAGTGGGTGGCTTGAGAGATGAACGTCTCCAAAGCATCAACTGAAGCCAATGTTTTTAGGGATCTAGCGGACCAATGAGGAGATATTATTACTACAGAAGAACCACACGCAAATCCAATTAAACTCCGAAAGTACAGATGTCTCTTGCCGTCTATTCTCAAGCTAATATACTGACAGATGTGCAGCTGTATGCGTTACCTGATTCTTTTTACGTCGCTGAGAAAGAGCAGCATTACAATCTGTCAGTTCTGTGATAACATCAACCGAAATTCCAAGACGCAGTTTCCTTGCATCAGGCCCCTATTCACCATCATCGATCTCCATATTGCAACAGCAAAACAAACTTGTTACAAGAGATTTGACCACATAACCAACTTAGTTTGAGAAACAAATGTGCAAGCATACCTCTTTTGCCATTACTAAGAGCAGGATACGCTGCGGAAACTTTCAGCCTCAGCGAGCAATTGCCGTGATTcgcctctctttctttattaaGCCTAGCAATCACACAGAAAGCAGCATCGTGCTGCAAAATAGGAGGAAAAGTTTACCCCCACAAAATTCATCAATCACCGTTATCAATAGCAAAAAGATGGAAACATCCAGGACAAGAAAACTAGAGTAAGTGAATACATATTTGCAAGTCATGTAGTCTGATAAGGTAGTGGCAGATACACTTAACCATAATTACCTGATACAAAGCATGGCTTAGCTCTTGCCTCACAGTATGCAGTTGTTGTTCCAGTGCAAAATGTGATAGGATCGGATTATCCCATCCGTACATGCAcaacaaatgtaaaaacttcTTACGCATTTGTTTTGCCTTTGCTAACATATTGGTGAACACTTTTCTTTGCTATCAGCCTATCAGTAACAATTgaacatataaatcaatgtaAAGAGTAGATTGCAATCTTCTGAGCCATGTAGACCACAATCAAGTTCATAGATCCCATATAAGTCTGTATGATACTTAACAGACAGAGGGAAATTTTCAGAGTGGGTAATCCTTCCAACAAAGAAAGCAAGCACAAAACGGAAAAACAAGGTACATGGGAAACAAGATAAGAACTTACAGTCTGGAACATTCCAGCAATGACGCTAGCAGTGTGTAATGGTCTCGGTTTTACAATATTCAAAATGGTCCCGGAGAGCGCTTCAAGCTTTAATAAGCCTTCTACAAAGAGTGCcgaaacaaagaaagatattCCCACTCAATTACTCTCGAAATTCAGATGTTATCAActtatcaatcaaacaaaatattactacTAACAAATCTTAGCATATTCATGACTCCATAGAGAGAAATCTTATAGCACAAGACAAGCTAAAAGCTCATCAATGGCGTTTCTTCTCAAAAGATACCTAACTCTCACAAGACGCACTGACTAAACAATCATTCTGACGTTTACACAGAAATCTCCTAGTGGCTAGTACTATGCAATAAAATCCTGCAATATTAAAAGGATACTCAAAACTCCTACATAGGTGATGTACAAGTAGTACATATAACAATTATACACATAGGAGTTTGTATTGTACGCATAATCGTGACTTAACTTGTCCGATGAAGCAGTCACCACAAGATCAGCACCACCAACAACCTAACCTGCAAAAGGAACAATGCATGTCAAGCACACAcctacaaaggaaaaaaaaaatatagatatttacaAGAATGAAAGACTACGGCAGAAGACAGACCTTCTTTGATTGAGAGTTGAGAGTTAGGTGAACTTCTCCAGAGCATCAACCGAAGCCAATGTTTTAGGGATCTAGAGAACCAATGAGGAGTTATTATTCATACAGAAGAACCACACGCGAATCCAATTAAAGTCCGAAAGTACAGATATCCTTGTATGGCAtagacaataatatatatgttgtctCTTGCCTTCTGTTTTCCAGCAAATATTCGGGATATTCTGATAGATGTGCAGCAGTATGTGTTACCTGTCTCTTTTTACGTTGCTGAGAAAGGGCAGCATTACAATCTGTCAGTTCTGTGATAACATCAACCGGCCTTGCATCAGGCCCCTGTTCAGCATCATCGATAGCCATATTTGCAACAGGAAAACAAACTTGTTACAAGAGATATGACGACATAGCCAACTTGCTTTTGAGTAGCAAATGAGGAAGCATACCCCTTTTGCCATGAGATACACCTCTACAATTGTAGTGATCCGTCTCTTTCTATTTTAAGCCTAGCAATCACGATGAAAACAGTGCTCTGTGAGTGTgagaaataattaatttgatgTGAACAATGTCATCAAGGGTATGTGGTTCACGAGTAACAGGGCATTTCCCATAATCCTACAAAGTATCAGAagcaatctataaaaaaaaaaatttgaacttttaCACTTGTATTAAGAAAATATCTGAAAGCAAATACAAAGGTACAAGAGCAAAGAGCTCACTTACCGATATATGCGAAACCAAAGGCTCCTCCGGAACTTCGCCGGAAACTGTACCGAATAAAAAAGACCCACAGTGTTACCAACAGAGACCAAGCaagtaaaaccctaaatcggcaaacagagaagaaagagtggCTTACTTGCACAATTCATGTTCtaacgacgaagaagaagaataagtaTACGCAGCATTAGAAGACTAATCGGTGAGTCCCTTGAGAGTCTGGACTAGGGTTTAACTACTCTGGTCGGGCGCCACTAAACAAAATCGCTTATGCCCAGGAGGACTGGAGGAGGATGAAgacggagagagagaaagaggcaaAAATGCTATTAAAATTTGGGCCTTTTACATTTAAAATGCGATATGGGTAATTGGGCTTGTTATGAAGCCCATTTGGAGTACACGGTCTATagactttctctctctctctttattatttcaaaaccCATATGAACTCTGTCTGTGGTCTTTGGTCCGACCAAGATCCGGTGGAAGCTCGATGCTCCTGTCGTCTCCCCACCTTCATTCATATACGACCAATAATACTGCAaggcaaaaaaacaaatggtgtAGTTGTgtcttaatttaattataaaggTCTGATGCTCTAAGTggctagatgatgatgatgcactCACAGGAACCGAGAAGCTACAGTACTATGGGGTGGGTTGCTAGTTTTAAAGACTTTGGTCTGGTTTCCAATGCTTTAACACACATACACTAGAGTCTAGAATACCTTGTCCCACTACTCTGTTAAATCAATGTTTCAACTCCACTCTGATGGTGGTGAAAAAGAGCGTAGAGAATTGAGTATTTGTttacaatcaaaatcaaacgCACAATGccttttgtaatataaaaaaagcaAGTACCTAAGATCATCCACTAGTACACGTACCTACCGAAATCAACGGCTAGGGAAATCAAGTGACAACAGATAATCGTCATCTATGCGCTTTAGTAATGACATGTGATGATCATGTTTAAGCTTACACACTTTCAGATTGAGAAGCAAGAGAGAAAGAATCTCTTTACGAGGAAGTCTATGAACCCAAACGAAGAAACTCTAGCAGCAGCCGCGTATTTGATCTTCTCCAAAGTCAGTTCCACATTCTTGACCCGTTCCTCGAGTTGGACAACTGCTTTCTTCCTCTCCAAGGAAAGGTCCTCGAGCTTTGACTCCAAGAAGTCGAGCTTGAAGCCTGCCTTCGTCAGCTCGGTCAATTGGCATTGAGCATTGTTTAGCTCAGCCAGAGAAAAGCTCTGTGGAGACTTGCTCAGTGTCTCAATGAGGGAGAACAAGAGAGTGAAGTATACTGCCCTCAGCTCCGGGTACTTTGGAGCGAAATCTCATGTCTTATTCCAATGTGAACTAAGGTCCGTGTTAGAAATGCGTGAAAGCTCAAAACCATGTGAACAAATGTTATAATAAACCGAgtagagaaacaaaacatcatcattaattcattcattcattctcaAACCACATTTATGTTTCCttacttttctcctttttacacaCATTCTgcaaatacaataattaaataatatggtttttacatacagaaaaatatataaaattttgtttgcatAAGTTCTAATAAGGGCTGAAAGGgacaaaattaaaacacacttcttctttttttaccaCAAGCAATTTTCACTTATTACGTAACATTTTATCCAGCGAAGCAAGAGAGAGACTTGATAACAATGATGACTTACGAAGAGGAAGAGGTAGGTACAGTCGAAGGGTTGAATGGTTTCTGCTCAGCACAACTGAGCTCCTCGTTTGGCCCTGCGTCTTCTCTTCCAATACCCAAGAGGTCAAGGAAGTATAAGTAGTGTGAGACTATGTTGTTCATTGGGTCGATGTCACCTTGACCACATGTGTACTCTCCGTACAAGACATTCATGGTGCTGCCAAAAGTCGGGCCACGTTTGGACAACGTATCGTTCTTTGTTGGTTTCCAGTTTCCGACGAGGATGTCGTGAGCCGAGGGCTGGTTTTTCTTGATTGGTGTCATCCATCTCCAGATTGCAGCTTGGAAGGCAAGTGTCGCGTTCTGCTCAATGTACTCAGGGTGGTTCAAGAGATCAGCTTTCAGGGCTTCTCCGGCTGCTCCATAGTTGAAGTTCCTTCatcaaataaacacaaattatatatacc from Camelina sativa cultivar DH55 chromosome 3, Cs, whole genome shotgun sequence includes:
- the LOC104763740 gene encoding chitinase-like protein 1 — protein: MSFIGGYGVATGGPLAWGLCYNREMSPMQSYCDESWKFKYPCSPGAEYYGRGALPIYWNFNYGAAGEALKADLLNHPEYIEQNATLAFQAAIWRWMTPIKKNQPSAHDILVGNWKPTKNDTLSKRGPTFGSTMNVLYGEYTCGQGDIDPMNNIVSHYLYFLDLLGIGREDAGPNEELSCAEQKPFNPSTVPTSSSS